TCCTGGAGGAGGATGCCTTCCTTGCACCACGGAGCAATCTTTATCGGAGCCCTCCTCATTGTAACCGGGGGCTCCACCGCCTTCCTGGCCTCTTACCAGAGTCGCCTTCAGGCTTTCTCCCTCTGCTGCGTGGTGCTGGGGGTGGTCATGCTCATTCTGGGGCTGTTCTGGGCTATGAACAGCAAAAGTGCCTCAAACTACAACCATCGGGAGTTCGACCCAGAGTGTCCACATTATCCGTACAACGACTACCCCAGCTTCAGCAGCCATGCCCTCTTCACACCCCCAGGGAGCCGCTTCCCAGAATCCCAGTCGGTGTTTCTGCCCAGGTGGGTGAAAGAAAAACGgcagtttagattttttttttttttactgttttgcaCAGTTCAATCTGTAGGCTATTTTTAAGATGGCCAATTTTGTCCTGAAGCCAGAAAATAAGACTCCAACTAGGCTATTTATTAAATGTAGCTATACATGCGTTGTCTGTAGGCTACTGTATAGAAAACCAGTAGTAAGCCCGAAGAATAGATTTTATAAAGGACCCTAAACACTGTGTCCAATTTGCCATGTAGCCTATTCTAATACATTCTCCCTGTTGCAGCCATAGATATAAAactgttttatatctatgggTGCAGCTCTATGTTTGATGACGTCATAGGTTCAGTTGTCAGTTTTCAGGGTCCTTCCTAGTCCTCACTTTCAGGGTCCTCTGCTTTTAGGAGATAGAGCTGTTCATAATTGTACCAGAGGCTTGCACACAGATCAACTGCACCACTTCAAGAGAAATGCCCACACTTTGATTGTGTTCGGAATCACATACTGCAACACGTGACACGTGACAAATGTAAATCCACATTCCCTCTTCCACtgaattttatatttttctgcCTGTTGAAACGCACAACATACTCAATTTTACATCAAAGTATGTTGGTATGCGATTTTGAACAAAGCATGTTTCTTATCTGGGACCCGTAGCTTCCTAGTGTCTCTGCTGGTTGCTGGTAACTGGTCCCACCCAAGAAAACCCCATAAGGCGGTGAATTGtcgtttttacacttttttacattttttgtacatataaaacaaacaagatataacgtaTTTATTGTTGGTGGGTGTATTTTGTTATctttgaacagagccaggctagccgttTCCCCCAGTTTACAGTTtactttatgctaagctaacaggctgcttacagtagctttatatttactgtacaaacatgagagtggtaatcgttttcttttttctcatactaaaaATGAATAAACTTATCTCCTAAACatcaaactattccttcaaCTTAGTAGGATTCAGGAGCTAGTGCTAGTTGTAATCCAAAGACTCTGCAGGTTTTATTGTAACCAAAACATCTGATTAGCTCCTGCTGTGTGTATGGCTCATGTTAATGGCTTCAATTCAAAAGCTTTTTATTATCCTGCACAACCACAATGTCCATAATACCTCTGTGAAACCCAAATCCTGTATTTGGCAGGAAACACAGCTACCGACAGAACATGATTCCATCTGCTATCTAGATCTCTACAACCACTGTATTTGTGTTTCCACGTGCTTGTTTTCACATGACTTCTCACTGCCACCGTTTTCTCGGGTGTAGGACAATGGAACGCCACAGGCATGCTGCTCGCGGTGAAGACTTCGACTACCCTCCCATGGACCCTGGGGGTTTCAGTCCATCGCCTCACCCTCCTACGTGGCAGGATCCCCCGCCTCCCTATGAAGTTGCCATCAAAACCACATGCAGCTCTACACAACTGCGGCGGGCATACTCAGACACACACCTGGCGTCAGAGCCCCTGTTTGGACGATCAAGAGAGATCAGCTTTGAGGTGTGACGCTGGACAATATGGACacccaggggcgtagcacaaaattctgggccctgtagaaaggcattctctattggcccctccccgcatccacagctattcattctagcatctttttgggccctcctcacatgagggccttGGCTACtcatagtgcgttccatttaggCTACCTCGGAACTTGGAAGTCAGAGCTGGGATTCACACCCCatgttgaatgcgttccatttccATATTCAGATTTTTCATGGTGCGGTTatctctagccaggttagccattgttagcagtACCGGTGGATGacaacgcattac
This sequence is a window from Sander lucioperca isolate FBNREF2018 chromosome 11, SLUC_FBN_1.2, whole genome shotgun sequence. Protein-coding genes within it:
- the si:dkeyp-51f12.2 gene encoding uncharacterized protein si:dkeyp-51f12.2 — protein: MPSLHHGAIFIGALLIVTGGSTAFLASYQSRLQAFSLCCVVLGVVMLILGLFWAMNSKSASNYNHREFDPECPHYPYNDYPSFSSHALFTPPGSRFPESQSVFLPRTMERHRHAARGEDFDYPPMDPGGFSPSPHPPTWQDPPPPYEVAIKTTCSSTQLRRAYSDTHLASEPLFGRSREISFEV